A genome region from Mesorhizobium sp. B2-1-8 includes the following:
- a CDS encoding beta-ketoacyl-ACP synthase III: MHRVIISGIGAEIPKPVITNEELVASFNAWVDTENARRQDTGETLLQKSDSDFIVHASGVRARHVIEREGILDPTRMAPRIPARSDDALSLQAEFGVASARKAIEHAGIAASDIDLVICSSSHQQRPYPAIAIEMQQALGTRGAGFDMGLGCSSAAAALHMAVNLVRSGAHKRILVTTPEIITGHLNFRDRQTHFIFGDASVSMVVEGLAQGEKRPGRFEVLDTRIWTQMSNNIRTNLGYHTRTAQDDPYMINLEGNLIKQVGNKVFKEVTVAGHKFIVEFLAEHGLTPQAVRRFWLHQANARMNAMILKLAFGHDVGHDRAPMVLERLGNTAGAGAIVALSENHADMKPADFGLICAFGAGYSIGGALLKML; the protein is encoded by the coding sequence ATGCATCGCGTCATCATCAGCGGCATCGGCGCTGAAATTCCCAAGCCTGTCATCACGAATGAGGAACTGGTCGCCAGCTTCAATGCCTGGGTCGATACGGAGAACGCGCGACGCCAGGATACCGGCGAGACCCTGCTGCAAAAATCGGATTCCGACTTCATCGTCCATGCCTCGGGCGTGCGCGCCCGCCATGTGATCGAACGGGAAGGTATTCTCGACCCGACCCGCATGGCGCCGCGCATTCCGGCGCGTTCGGACGACGCGCTCTCGCTGCAGGCGGAATTCGGCGTCGCTTCGGCCAGGAAGGCGATCGAGCACGCCGGCATCGCGGCGTCGGACATCGATCTGGTGATCTGCTCGTCCTCGCATCAGCAGAGGCCGTATCCGGCGATCGCAATCGAAATGCAGCAGGCGCTGGGCACAAGGGGTGCCGGCTTCGATATGGGACTTGGCTGTTCGTCCGCGGCGGCTGCGCTGCACATGGCGGTCAATCTGGTGCGCTCGGGCGCGCACAAGCGCATCCTGGTGACCACGCCCGAAATCATCACCGGCCATCTCAATTTCCGCGATCGGCAGACGCATTTCATCTTCGGCGACGCTTCGGTGTCGATGGTCGTGGAGGGGCTCGCCCAGGGTGAGAAGCGGCCGGGCCGCTTCGAGGTGCTGGACACGCGCATCTGGACGCAGATGTCGAACAACATCCGCACCAATCTCGGCTACCACACGCGGACCGCGCAGGACGATCCCTACATGATCAACCTGGAAGGCAACCTCATCAAGCAGGTCGGCAACAAGGTGTTCAAGGAAGTCACCGTCGCCGGGCATAAATTCATCGTCGAATTCCTGGCCGAGCATGGGCTGACGCCACAGGCGGTCCGGCGCTTCTGGCTGCACCAGGCCAATGCGCGCATGAATGCGATGATCCTGAAGCTGGCATTCGGCCACGATGTCGGCCATGACCGCGCGCCCATGGTGCTGGAGCGGCTCGGCAATACGGCGGGCGCCGGCGCCATCGTCGCTCTGTCGGAAAACCATGCCGACATGAAGCCAGCCGATTTCGGCCTGATCTGCGCCTTCGGTGCGGGGTATTCGATCGGCGGCGCGCTGCTGAAAATGCTCTGA
- a CDS encoding methyltransferase family protein, producing the protein MRPGAAIAALWLIWVVTWMAAALWADPVQKRATIGAEARYRVFWLAGTVLLFVPAHGYEGRLRLWTPTLAEAWACVALIALGIGFAWWARIHLGRLWSATVTAKADHRVVDTGPYRLVRHPIYTGLLLSVLATMVAKGTVWGIVGTALLIIGVVVKARLEERFLRGELGPAYDDYAKRVPMLVPFAPA; encoded by the coding sequence ATGCGTCCCGGAGCGGCGATCGCAGCGCTTTGGTTGATCTGGGTGGTCACATGGATGGCGGCGGCCCTATGGGCCGATCCAGTGCAAAAACGCGCCACCATCGGGGCCGAGGCCCGCTATCGCGTCTTCTGGCTGGCCGGCACCGTCCTGCTGTTCGTGCCAGCGCACGGCTATGAAGGCAGGCTGAGATTGTGGACGCCGACCCTTGCGGAAGCTTGGGCCTGCGTTGCCCTGATCGCGCTCGGCATCGGCTTCGCGTGGTGGGCGCGCATCCATCTCGGGCGGTTGTGGTCCGCCACGGTCACCGCCAAGGCGGATCATCGCGTGGTCGACACCGGACCCTATCGCCTGGTCCGGCATCCGATCTACACCGGGCTGCTGCTGTCCGTGCTCGCCACCATGGTGGCGAAGGGCACGGTCTGGGGCATTGTCGGTACGGCCCTGCTCATCATCGGCGTCGTCGTGAAGGCGAGGCTGGAGGAGCGTTTCCTGCGCGGCGAACTCGGCCCCGCCTATGACGACTACGCCAAGCGGGTGCCGATGCTGGTCCCCTTCGCACCTGCCTGA
- a CDS encoding glyoxalase/bleomycin resistance/extradiol dioxygenase family protein encodes MRLSPSLFFTTNCEAALAFYEQCGLGRATVLLRWGDNNMPVRTEAMRGKVLHARFEGPGVLFHASDNDDAEPMKGSAMMLEFDGPAAAPEVFAREELFARMAAGGRITVPFARQYWGTSFGMLVDAFGVQWMFSCSNE; translated from the coding sequence ATGCGGCTCTCCCCGTCGCTGTTCTTCACCACCAACTGCGAGGCTGCGCTGGCCTTCTACGAACAATGTGGTCTTGGCCGGGCAACGGTCCTGCTGCGCTGGGGTGACAACAATATGCCGGTGCGCACCGAAGCCATGCGCGGAAAAGTCCTGCATGCCCGCTTCGAAGGTCCGGGTGTGCTGTTCCACGCCTCGGACAATGACGACGCGGAGCCGATGAAGGGGTCCGCCATGATGCTGGAATTCGACGGGCCCGCAGCAGCGCCAGAGGTTTTCGCCCGCGAGGAACTTTTCGCACGCATGGCCGCAGGCGGCCGGATCACCGTGCCGTTTGCCCGGCAATATTGGGGGACCAGCTTCGGCATGCTGGTCGACGCCTTCGGCGTGCAGTGGATGTTCAGTTGCTCCAATGAATAG
- a CDS encoding TetR/AcrR family transcriptional regulator, whose amino-acid sequence MENLDKPRGGRPRAFDPDRALDAAMHLFWEHGYEATSLAMLREAMGLTPPQIYNAFTDKETLFRGALTRYHETEIGFALEALSAPVSTGEAIRRLLLGAAAAYSRPGKPGGCLFVSGALAASPQAQAIADELKAYRKASEAAIAARLAKGKAEGDVPENLSVEGFAKYIAGVMNGMSIQARDGASTEELRILARTALAALPAEGQNQGTSSKE is encoded by the coding sequence ATGGAAAACTTGGACAAACCACGCGGCGGCCGGCCGCGCGCATTCGACCCGGACCGGGCGCTCGATGCCGCGATGCATCTCTTCTGGGAGCACGGCTATGAAGCGACGTCGCTGGCCATGCTGCGCGAAGCGATGGGGCTGACGCCGCCACAGATCTACAACGCCTTCACCGACAAAGAGACTTTGTTTCGCGGGGCGTTGACGCGCTACCACGAGACCGAGATAGGCTTCGCGCTGGAAGCGCTGAGCGCGCCGGTGTCGACGGGGGAGGCGATCCGGCGCTTGCTGCTGGGCGCGGCGGCGGCCTATTCCAGGCCCGGCAAGCCGGGTGGCTGTCTTTTCGTCAGCGGCGCGCTGGCGGCCTCGCCGCAGGCGCAAGCCATTGCCGATGAGCTCAAGGCCTATCGCAAGGCGAGCGAGGCGGCGATCGCGGCGCGGCTGGCCAAAGGCAAGGCAGAAGGCGACGTGCCGGAAAACCTCTCCGTCGAAGGCTTCGCTAAATATATTGCGGGCGTCATGAACGGCATGTCGATCCAGGCACGGGACGGCGCGTCGACCGAAGAGTTGCGCATTTTGGCCCGAACCGCTCTTGCGGCCTTGCCGGCCGAAGGGCAAAACCAGGGCACGTCATCCAAGGAATGA
- a CDS encoding MOSC domain-containing protein codes for MLDLFPEAEKPTEIIPSKKLTARAAALYVAPADDFQTRPVDELRLDFDGISGDFHAGPTRRSGGREPWYPRGTEMRNERQISIVAADELAIVAERMGLAEIKPEWIGANLVIEGVPHLSMLPAGTLLFFKGGVTLKVDAQNGPCRIAGRSIAENAGMADVEAGALLFPKAAKRLRGVVAWVEKPGIVRAGEQISVRVPEQWIYQA; via the coding sequence ATGCTGGATCTCTTTCCCGAGGCTGAAAAGCCGACCGAAATCATTCCGTCGAAGAAGCTTACCGCCCGCGCGGCGGCGCTGTATGTCGCGCCAGCGGACGATTTCCAGACGCGTCCGGTGGACGAATTGCGGCTCGACTTCGACGGCATTTCAGGCGACTTCCATGCCGGACCGACGCGGCGTTCCGGCGGGCGTGAACCCTGGTATCCGCGCGGCACCGAGATGCGCAACGAACGGCAGATATCGATCGTGGCAGCGGACGAATTGGCCATCGTCGCCGAACGGATGGGGCTGGCCGAAATCAAGCCTGAGTGGATCGGTGCCAATCTGGTGATCGAAGGCGTGCCGCATCTGTCGATGCTGCCGGCCGGCACTTTGCTGTTCTTCAAGGGTGGCGTGACCCTCAAGGTCGACGCCCAGAACGGGCCATGCCGCATCGCCGGGCGATCGATCGCCGAAAATGCTGGAATGGCCGACGTTGAAGCCGGCGCGCTGTTGTTTCCGAAGGCGGCGAAAAGGTTGCGCGGCGTGGTCGCCTGGGTTGAAAAGCCCGGCATCGTCAGGGCCGGCGAGCAGATTTCGGTGCGGGTGCCGGAACAATGGATTTATCAGGCATAG
- a CDS encoding SDR family oxidoreductase: MTSKVWFITGSSKGFGRVWTEAALARGDRVAATARDVGTLADLVAKYGDNVAAIQLDVTAKKAVDAAIAEAHKRFGRLDVVINNAGYGHFGAIEEVSEQEARDQIETNVFGSLWVTQAALPIMRAQRSGHIIQISSIGGVNAFASLGLYHASKWALEAFSQSLSIEVAEFGIHVTLVEPGGFSTDWSGASAKVSKPIEAYAPARARMAERRANSVAGDPEATGPAMLAIVDAAEPPLRVFFGDGGLPMIRQEYANRLATWDKWDHVSVMAQGANKNRKG, translated from the coding sequence ATGACATCAAAGGTTTGGTTCATCACCGGATCGTCGAAAGGCTTTGGCCGCGTCTGGACCGAGGCCGCATTGGCGCGCGGCGACCGCGTTGCCGCGACCGCCCGTGACGTCGGCACGCTCGCCGATCTCGTGGCAAAATATGGCGATAACGTCGCTGCGATTCAGCTCGACGTCACCGCCAAGAAAGCCGTCGATGCCGCAATCGCCGAAGCACACAAGCGCTTTGGCCGGCTCGACGTCGTCATCAACAATGCCGGTTACGGCCATTTCGGCGCCATCGAGGAAGTCAGCGAGCAGGAAGCCCGCGATCAGATCGAGACCAATGTCTTCGGCTCTCTCTGGGTCACCCAGGCCGCCCTGCCGATCATGCGCGCGCAGCGGTCGGGCCACATCATCCAGATCTCGTCGATCGGCGGCGTCAACGCCTTTGCCTCGCTCGGCCTCTATCATGCCTCGAAATGGGCGCTGGAAGCCTTCAGCCAGTCACTCAGCATCGAGGTCGCGGAATTCGGCATTCATGTCACGCTGGTCGAGCCGGGCGGCTTCTCCACCGACTGGTCGGGAGCATCGGCCAAGGTCTCCAAGCCGATCGAGGCCTATGCGCCTGCCCGCGCCAGGATGGCCGAGCGCCGCGCCAACTCGGTCGCCGGCGATCCCGAGGCGACCGGTCCGGCCATGCTGGCCATCGTCGATGCGGCCGAGCCGCCGCTGCGGGTCTTCTTCGGCGATGGCGGCCTGCCGATGATACGCCAGGAATACGCCAACCGCCTCGCCACTTGGGACAAATGGGACCACGTTTCCGTCATGGCGCAAGGCGCCAACAAGAACCGCAAGGGCTAA
- a CDS encoding D-amino acid aminotransferase, giving the protein MSQIAQDTPPLPVVSDRHVDPNAYPEGIAFLDGQYLPMSQAKVSVLDWGFLHSDATYDTVHVWNGRFFRLDLHLDRFFGGLDKLRMTIPFDRDGVADILHNCVALSGHRAAYVEMLCTRGASPTFSRDPRQAINRFMAFAVPFGSVANAEQLQRGLRVAISDKVRIPPASIDPAIKNYHWLDLVRGLYDAYDRGAETALILDFNGNIAEGPGFNVFCVKDGRLSTPAIGVLPGITRRTVFDLCGEAGLSATARDVSVAMLRGADEVFITSTAGGIMPVTEIDGADIADGKVGPVTSRLMALYWQKHDDPAWSSLLNYP; this is encoded by the coding sequence ATGAGCCAAATCGCACAGGATACACCGCCGCTGCCTGTGGTGAGCGACCGCCATGTCGACCCCAACGCCTATCCCGAAGGCATTGCCTTCCTCGACGGCCAGTACCTGCCGATGTCGCAAGCCAAGGTCTCGGTGCTGGATTGGGGTTTTCTGCACTCCGACGCCACCTACGATACCGTGCATGTCTGGAACGGCCGCTTCTTCCGCCTCGACCTGCATCTCGACCGTTTCTTCGGCGGGCTCGACAAGTTGCGCATGACGATCCCGTTCGATCGCGACGGCGTGGCCGACATCCTGCACAATTGCGTCGCACTGTCTGGCCATCGCGCCGCCTATGTCGAGATGCTGTGCACGCGCGGCGCCTCGCCGACCTTCAGCCGCGACCCGCGCCAGGCGATCAACCGCTTCATGGCATTTGCCGTGCCGTTCGGCTCGGTCGCCAATGCCGAGCAGTTGCAGCGCGGCCTGCGTGTCGCGATCAGCGACAAGGTGCGCATTCCGCCGGCCTCGATCGATCCGGCGATCAAGAACTACCACTGGCTCGACTTGGTGCGCGGCCTCTACGATGCCTATGATCGCGGCGCCGAGACGGCCCTCATTCTCGACTTCAACGGCAATATCGCCGAAGGTCCTGGCTTCAACGTCTTCTGCGTCAAGGACGGCAGACTGTCGACACCGGCCATCGGCGTGCTGCCAGGCATCACCCGCCGCACCGTCTTCGATCTCTGTGGCGAGGCCGGACTCTCGGCGACGGCCAGGGACGTCAGCGTGGCCATGTTGCGCGGCGCCGACGAAGTCTTCATCACCTCGACCGCCGGCGGCATCATGCCGGTGACGGAGATCGACGGTGCCGACATCGCCGACGGCAAGGTCGGGCCGGTCACCAGCCGGCTGATGGCGCTCTACTGGCAAAAGCACGACGACCCGGCATGGTCGAGTTTGCTGAATTACCCCTGA
- a CDS encoding DUF2293 domain-containing protein, whose product MTAPTGRRRAIAKALTTLLPLAPYADMEKIRADAGSVHMKTLPPTIAVWLATIAHIRHMHTDYEKLLAEGYDRDSARFFVIERTNIVLTRWRATRLLDADDEEE is encoded by the coding sequence ATGACCGCGCCGACCGGTCGCCGCCGCGCCATCGCCAAGGCGCTGACAACACTCCTGCCGCTGGCACCCTATGCCGACATGGAGAAGATCCGCGCCGACGCCGGCTCGGTGCATATGAAGACCTTGCCGCCGACGATCGCGGTGTGGCTGGCAACGATCGCCCATATCCGTCACATGCACACCGACTACGAAAAGCTGCTGGCCGAGGGCTATGACCGCGACTCGGCGCGCTTCTTCGTCATCGAGCGGACCAACATCGTGCTCACGCGCTGGCGCGCCACCCGCCTGCTCGACGCCGATGACGAGGAGGAATGA
- the tsaA gene encoding tRNA (N6-threonylcarbamoyladenosine(37)-N6)-methyltransferase TrmO gives MTGPREMFEAREGEQRLDQDPATMPPDGGIVFIGRIASPWTTRESCPKNMRAARETGQPAALTIDAPYRSGLQGLERASHIVILSWLHHAPRDLIVQKPRHAAEAKGVFGLRSPARPNPIGLHVAKVLGLDIATGRIDLDAIDVLDGTPVIDIKPYFASTDAIAEATVEGREER, from the coding sequence ATGACCGGACCGCGTGAGATGTTCGAGGCACGTGAAGGCGAGCAGAGGTTGGACCAGGATCCGGCAACGATGCCTCCTGACGGCGGCATCGTCTTCATCGGCCGCATCGCCTCGCCCTGGACCACCCGGGAAAGCTGCCCGAAGAACATGCGCGCCGCACGCGAGACGGGACAGCCGGCGGCGCTCACCATCGACGCGCCCTATCGCAGCGGCCTGCAAGGCCTCGAGCGCGCCAGCCACATCGTCATCCTGTCCTGGCTGCATCACGCGCCGCGGGATCTGATCGTGCAAAAACCCCGCCATGCGGCTGAAGCAAAAGGCGTGTTCGGGTTGCGCTCCCCTGCCCGGCCGAATCCAATCGGCCTGCATGTAGCCAAAGTCCTCGGATTGGACATTGCCACCGGGCGCATCGACCTCGACGCCATCGACGTGCTCGACGGCACGCCGGTCATCGACATCAAACCTTATTTCGCCTCGACCGACGCCATTGCCGAGGCGACCGTTGAGGGGCGCGAGGAGCGATGA
- a CDS encoding ArsR/SmtB family transcription factor, whose protein sequence is MHVSLDTMVDTLKAAAESSRLRILALLSRGDLTVSDLTEILGQSQPRVSRHLKLLLEAGLIGRYQEGSWAFFRLSDADSARDFVMGLVSGIRGADPRVERDLERLTSVKRKRQDRATEYFSQNAASWDHIRSLHVPDRAVEAAMLKLVGKRPFQSMLDLGTGTGRLLEIFSPLYRRGIGIDMSREMLTVARANLDKAGVSNAQVRQGDIFSPPVERDAFDLVTIHQVLHYLDDPARAIHEAARLLRPAGRLVIVDFAPHALEFLRDEHAHMRLGFSDRQIGEWFSEAGLDLEDAQEFEPRGGNEARLTVKLWLGRDRRLLIADPANASQQTRVSSIGEIA, encoded by the coding sequence ATGCATGTCTCGCTCGACACCATGGTGGATACGCTGAAGGCGGCGGCCGAATCCAGCCGCCTGCGCATATTGGCATTGTTGTCGCGCGGCGACCTCACCGTTTCCGACCTTACCGAAATTCTCGGCCAGTCGCAGCCGCGTGTCTCGCGACACCTGAAGCTGCTGCTTGAGGCCGGGCTGATCGGTCGCTACCAGGAAGGGTCGTGGGCCTTCTTCCGACTGTCGGACGCCGATTCGGCACGAGACTTCGTGATGGGGCTGGTTTCCGGCATTCGCGGAGCCGACCCGCGGGTCGAGCGCGATCTGGAGCGGCTGACCTCGGTCAAGCGCAAGCGCCAGGACCGCGCGACCGAGTATTTTTCGCAGAACGCGGCGAGTTGGGATCACATCCGCTCGCTGCATGTGCCCGACCGCGCCGTAGAGGCCGCGATGCTGAAGCTGGTCGGCAAACGGCCGTTCCAGTCCATGCTCGACCTTGGCACCGGCACCGGGCGGCTGCTCGAAATCTTCTCGCCACTCTACCGGCGCGGGATCGGCATCGACATGTCGCGCGAGATGCTGACCGTGGCGCGCGCCAATCTCGACAAGGCCGGCGTTTCGAATGCGCAGGTGCGGCAAGGCGATATCTTTTCGCCGCCGGTCGAGCGCGATGCTTTCGATCTCGTCACCATCCACCAGGTGCTGCACTATCTCGACGATCCGGCCCGCGCCATCCATGAGGCGGCGCGGCTGCTGCGCCCGGCGGGCCGTCTGGTCATCGTCGATTTCGCGCCGCACGCGCTGGAGTTCCTGCGCGACGAGCATGCGCATATGCGCCTCGGCTTTTCCGACCGGCAGATCGGGGAGTGGTTCTCCGAAGCCGGCCTCGATCTGGAGGATGCCCAGGAATTCGAACCGCGCGGCGGCAACGAGGCCAGGCTCACCGTAAAACTTTGGCTTGGCCGCGACCGGCGCCTGCTGATCGCCGATCCTGCCAATGCCAGCCAGCAGACCAGAGTGAGCTCGATAGGGGAAATCGCCTGA
- the metF gene encoding methylenetetrahydrofolate reductase [NAD(P)H], whose protein sequence is MNQFRFSRRPDIGDKVRVSFEFFPPKNDEMEARLWDTVTRLEPLRPKFVSVTYGAGGSTRERTARTIGRILKETSLTPAAHMTCVDAARHQVDAVIQEFTDMGVKRFVALRGDPAEGVGAAYRPHPDGYANGAELVGALKDAGDFDISVSAYPEKHPESPDFATDIDMLKRKVDNGATRAITQFFFDNDLYERYVERARRAGIYIPIVPGILPVHNFTQVANFSARCGALVPAWLAERFEGLQNDPQTHALVASAVAAEQVLDLVERGVGDFHFYTMNRADLVFAVCHMIGIRSHEAEVAGSAAA, encoded by the coding sequence ATGAACCAGTTTCGTTTTTCCCGCCGTCCCGATATCGGCGACAAGGTCAGGGTTTCGTTCGAGTTCTTCCCGCCGAAGAACGACGAGATGGAGGCAAGGCTGTGGGATACGGTCACGCGGCTGGAGCCGCTGCGGCCGAAATTCGTCTCGGTGACCTATGGCGCGGGCGGTTCGACGCGTGAGCGCACGGCGCGCACCATCGGCCGCATCCTGAAGGAAACCAGCCTGACGCCAGCCGCCCACATGACCTGCGTCGATGCCGCTCGCCATCAGGTCGACGCGGTGATCCAGGAATTCACCGACATGGGCGTGAAGCGCTTCGTCGCCTTGCGCGGCGATCCGGCGGAAGGCGTCGGCGCCGCTTACCGGCCGCATCCGGACGGCTATGCCAATGGCGCCGAGCTGGTCGGGGCGCTGAAGGACGCCGGCGATTTCGACATCTCGGTTTCGGCCTACCCGGAAAAGCATCCGGAAAGCCCTGACTTCGCCACCGACATCGACATGCTGAAGCGCAAGGTCGACAATGGCGCGACGCGGGCGATCACCCAGTTCTTCTTCGACAATGATCTCTACGAGCGTTACGTCGAGCGCGCCCGCCGCGCCGGCATCTACATCCCGATCGTTCCCGGCATTCTGCCGGTGCACAATTTCACCCAGGTCGCCAATTTCTCGGCGCGCTGCGGCGCGCTGGTGCCGGCTTGGCTGGCCGAGCGCTTCGAGGGACTCCAGAACGATCCGCAAACGCATGCGCTGGTGGCATCCGCCGTGGCGGCCGAACAGGTGCTGGACCTCGTCGAGCGCGGCGTCGGCGATTTTCACTTCTACACGATGAACCGGGCCGATCTGGTGTTCGCCGTCTGCCACATGATCGGCATCCGCTCGCATGAGGCGGAGGTGGCTGGTTCCGCTGCTGCATAA
- a CDS encoding DMT family transporter gives MALRDWGQLLLLGAIWGGSFFFARIAVAELHPLVLVLFRVAIAAIALQLYLGLRGPSFRLALPHAGLFFLLAFTNNVVPFSLIFAGQTQLGAGVASVLNATTPFWTLILANALTSYEKLSWNKLAGIALGVAGTAIMIGPGLLAGLGGPVWAKFALIGASLSYGIALMVARRFKGVPSPVVATGQLTASTIIMIPIVLFAHGPAGLFSASPPVWAAVLALALLSTAFAYILYFNLVASAGATNASLVTLIVPASAMLLGFLFLGERLEAFEIGGVVLIGLGLLTIDGRVFGRR, from the coding sequence ATGGCGCTCAGGGACTGGGGGCAGTTGCTTCTGCTCGGCGCCATCTGGGGCGGCTCGTTCTTTTTCGCGCGCATCGCGGTGGCGGAACTTCACCCATTGGTGCTGGTTCTGTTTCGCGTCGCCATCGCCGCGATCGCGCTGCAGCTCTATCTCGGCTTGCGCGGCCCCTCCTTCCGCCTCGCCCTGCCGCATGCCGGCCTGTTCTTCCTGCTGGCCTTCACCAACAACGTCGTCCCCTTCTCGCTGATCTTCGCCGGCCAGACCCAGCTTGGCGCTGGCGTCGCCTCGGTGCTCAACGCGACGACGCCGTTCTGGACGCTGATCCTCGCCAACGCGCTGACATCGTACGAAAAGTTGTCCTGGAACAAGCTCGCCGGCATCGCGCTCGGTGTCGCCGGCACCGCTATCATGATCGGTCCCGGCCTGCTCGCCGGGCTCGGCGGCCCTGTCTGGGCCAAATTCGCGCTGATCGGCGCCTCGCTGTCCTATGGCATTGCGCTGATGGTCGCCCGCCGCTTCAAGGGCGTGCCCTCGCCGGTCGTCGCCACCGGACAATTGACGGCCTCGACCATCATCATGATCCCGATCGTGCTCTTCGCTCATGGCCCGGCCGGCCTGTTCTCGGCCTCGCCGCCGGTATGGGCGGCGGTGCTGGCGCTGGCGCTTCTGTCCACGGCCTTCGCCTACATCCTCTACTTCAACCTCGTCGCCTCGGCCGGCGCCACCAACGCCTCGCTGGTCACGCTGATCGTGCCGGCCAGTGCCATGCTGCTCGGCTTTCTTTTCCTGGGCGAGCGGCTGGAAGCGTTCGAGATCGGCGGCGTGGTGCTGATCGGACTCGGTCTTCTCACAATCGACGGACGAGTGTTCGGTCGCCGTTAG
- a CDS encoding alanine racemase — MQRFENASEAALALRPDDPVYCFRPQVLKADALQFMGMFPGKTAYAVKTNGEQIVLKTLIEAGVTAFDVASPGEFAAVRAVSPDAEMLYMHPVKAQSDIKLALEKYGIRVISLDHEDEITKLTRVVRALDIDPGAVSVFVRVQTKGHAAYELSKKFGAGPAYAVELAERLNRTGYKVGLCFHVGSQIEDPDTYERALASADWVRNRLTFDIAGLDVGGGFPAEYGHDPNRKLIQMPSLGQIMSRLSGDLKEYQFDQIPLVAEPGRVIVARCLSLIVRVLLRKGKRLYINDGIWASLSDSWTGKITLPARFIPDPAIRTRNGDETKIVPFKVCGATCDSVDILSRPFWLPETVDTGDWIEIGHIGAYSLSLRTRFNGFYPDTFVEVTTPFDEGDAPQGFASLETMAD; from the coding sequence ATGCAGCGATTCGAGAATGCAAGCGAGGCGGCACTGGCGCTTCGTCCGGACGACCCCGTCTACTGCTTCCGCCCACAGGTGCTCAAGGCCGACGCCTTGCAGTTCATGGGCATGTTTCCCGGCAAGACCGCCTATGCGGTCAAGACCAATGGCGAGCAGATCGTGCTGAAGACGCTGATCGAGGCTGGCGTCACCGCCTTCGACGTCGCTTCACCAGGCGAGTTCGCCGCCGTGCGCGCCGTCTCGCCCGACGCCGAGATGCTCTACATGCACCCGGTCAAGGCGCAGTCGGACATCAAGCTGGCGCTGGAAAAATACGGCATCCGCGTCATCTCGCTCGACCACGAAGACGAGATCACCAAGCTGACCCGGGTGGTGCGGGCGCTCGATATCGACCCGGGCGCGGTCAGCGTTTTCGTGCGTGTGCAGACCAAGGGGCATGCCGCCTACGAACTGTCGAAGAAATTCGGCGCCGGGCCGGCCTATGCGGTCGAACTCGCGGAGCGGCTGAACCGCACCGGCTACAAGGTCGGCCTCTGTTTCCATGTCGGCAGCCAGATCGAGGATCCCGACACTTATGAGCGGGCACTGGCCTCGGCCGACTGGGTGCGCAACCGGCTGACCTTCGACATTGCCGGGCTCGATGTCGGCGGCGGCTTTCCGGCCGAATACGGCCATGATCCCAACCGCAAGCTGATCCAGATGCCGTCGCTCGGCCAGATCATGTCGCGGCTTTCCGGCGACCTGAAGGAATACCAGTTCGACCAGATACCGCTGGTGGCGGAGCCGGGCAGGGTGATCGTGGCGCGCTGCCTGTCGCTGATCGTGCGCGTGCTCCTGCGCAAGGGCAAGCGGCTCTACATCAATGACGGTATCTGGGCGTCGCTGTCGGATTCATGGACCGGCAAGATCACGCTGCCGGCACGCTTCATCCCCGATCCGGCGATCCGTACGCGCAATGGCGACGAGACCAAGATCGTGCCGTTCAAGGTGTGCGGCGCGACCTGCGATTCCGTCGACATCCTGTCGCGGCCGTTCTGGCTGCCGGAAACCGTCGACACCGGCGACTGGATCGAGATCGGCCATATCGGCGCCTACTCGCTGTCGCTCAGGACCCGCTTCAACGGCTTTTATCCCGACACCTTCGTCGAGGTGACGACGCCCTTCGACGAGGGCGACGCGCCGCAGGGGTTTGCGAGCCTGGAGACGATGGCGGATTAG